TGTTTGATGAGTTCACTAAAGAAAGTGTTACTATTGGCGGGATACCTACTTCTATAACCGAAAGTCAGATTACTTTAATTTTGGAGCAATTGTTAGACGATATTAAATTAGAAGTACCCGATACTAGTTTTAGTCATTTTGATGTAATGGCAAAATCTTTCGCAAAATCTTTAGCTATAAAAACAGGAACAGTATTGTCGGTTAAAGAACAAGAAAATTTGGTAGATGACTTATTTTCGTGCAAAGAGCCAAACACATCTCCATTTGGTAAACCAACATTTAAGACATTAACTTTAAATGAAATTGATACCATTTTTAATAAATAAAACAAAATATGGGAAAATTAACTGACGCTATAAAGCATTTAATAATCATTAACGTGATTATGTATTTTGCTCCACAGTTTTTAAACTTAGATTTAACAAATATTTTCGCTTTGCATTATCCGCAAAACGAACATTTTGGAGTTTGGCAATATGTTACGCATACTTTTATGCATGGTAGTACAATGCACTTACTTTTTAACATGTATGCTTTATGGGCTTTTGGGACACCTTTAGAACAAATGTGGGGTAGAAATAAATTTCTATTTTTTTACTTCTCAGCAGGTATAGGTGCAGGTTTAATTTACACACTTGTAAATTACTACCAGTTTAACGGAATATATGAACAATTAGTTACTCTAGGAATTTCTCCTTCTGAAATACAAAACGTTTTAAATACAGGACAGTACAATGATGACATTATAACACTCTCTAATAAAACAATGAGTGAGTTTTATAGTTTATATCATACCCCTGCTGTTGGAGCATCTGGCGCTGTTTATGGTATTTTAGTTGCTTTTGGTTTAACGTTTCCGAATGCTAAACTAGCCTTAATCTTTTTCCCAGTACCAATCGCCGCGAAGTACTTTATTCCATTAATGATTGCTAGTGATTTATTTTTTGGAGTTACAAAATACTCTATTGGTAATGTTGCACATTTTGCACATATTGGAGGAGCTCTAATTGGTTTTATAATTGCTTGGTATTGGAGAAAAAAACAACTTAAATCTTACTAATTTACTAAAGTAAAGAACTGATGAACATATTAGATAACTTAAAATATAGATTTAAAAATGCAGGTATCATAGAGAAACTTATCTATGTTAATCTAGCTGTTTTTCTATTAGTTTTCATAACCAACACTTTCGGTTTTTTATTTCAATCTAGCAATAACTTGCTTATTGAATGGTTTGCTTTACCTGCAAATTTCGATGAATTCTTATCAAAACCTTGGACAATTATAACTTATGGTTTTTTACACACTGGATTTCTTCATATACTCTTAAATTTAGTTGCCTTATTTTATATAGGTCATTTATTTAAACAATATTTCACTTCAAAACAATTACTTAATTTTTATATTTTAGGAACACTTTTCGGAGGAGTTATTTTCATTGCTAGTTATAGTTTTTTTCCTGCACTACAACGAGTAGCAGACAACAGTGTATTACTAGGAGCATCTGCTGGTATTTCAGCTATTTTTATAGGTATAGCTACTTATATTCCTACTTATGAATTAAAATTCCCTTTAATTGGCTTCGTTAAATTATGGATAGTTGCCTGTATTTGGATAGCTATTGACATTATTCAAATTCCTGCAGGAAATGCAGGTGGACATTTAGCACACATAGGAGGTGCTTTATTTGGTTTTTTATATGTTGCTAGTGCTAGCAATAAAGAATTAGAAATTTTTAAACCTTTTAAAAAATTCTTTGAGAAGAAGGAAAAACCTTTAAAAACAGTTTACAAATCTGGTAAAAAACCGACTAAAAAAACAACACCTAAAGAAACTTTTAATAAATCGAAAAACCAACAAGA
This genomic stretch from Tenacibaculum sp. Bg11-29 harbors:
- a CDS encoding rhomboid family intramembrane serine protease codes for the protein MGKLTDAIKHLIIINVIMYFAPQFLNLDLTNIFALHYPQNEHFGVWQYVTHTFMHGSTMHLLFNMYALWAFGTPLEQMWGRNKFLFFYFSAGIGAGLIYTLVNYYQFNGIYEQLVTLGISPSEIQNVLNTGQYNDDIITLSNKTMSEFYSLYHTPAVGASGAVYGILVAFGLTFPNAKLALIFFPVPIAAKYFIPLMIASDLFFGVTKYSIGNVAHFAHIGGALIGFIIAWYWRKKQLKSY
- a CDS encoding rhomboid family intramembrane serine protease, translated to MNILDNLKYRFKNAGIIEKLIYVNLAVFLLVFITNTFGFLFQSSNNLLIEWFALPANFDEFLSKPWTIITYGFLHTGFLHILLNLVALFYIGHLFKQYFTSKQLLNFYILGTLFGGVIFIASYSFFPALQRVADNSVLLGASAGISAIFIGIATYIPTYELKFPLIGFVKLWIVACIWIAIDIIQIPAGNAGGHLAHIGGALFGFLYVASASNKELEIFKPFKKFFEKKEKPLKTVYKSGKKPTKKTTPKETFNKSKNQQEIDKILDKIGKSGYDTLTKNEKDFLFKQGK